One window of Quercus robur chromosome 5, dhQueRobu3.1, whole genome shotgun sequence genomic DNA carries:
- the LOC126728505 gene encoding probable protein phosphatase 2C 55: MIFRKNKCVYKSLIYQHGFNQPYQLQWGISIPYRPKVDKVAVLPRGIIVLYTNGLLDNMFPAEIEDIIEKGTLEGVSTEQLASSIATMAFFNSIEENVNSPFAYAARLAGQKHIGGKRDDITVIVGHVLA, translated from the coding sequence ATGATATTCAGGAAAAACAAGTGTGTGTATAAATCGCTAATATACCAGCATGGATTTAACCAACCGTACCAGTTGCAGTGGGGAATTAGTATCCCATATAGGCCTAAGGTGGATAAAGTGGCGGTTTTACCTAGAGGTATCATAGTTCTTTACACTAATGGGCTTCTAGACAATATGTTCCCTGCAGAAATCGAAGATATTATTGAGAAGGGAACTTTGGAAGGTGTAAGCACAGAGCAGTTGGCTTCCAGTATTGCAACAATGGCATTCTTTAACTCGATTGAAGAAAATGTCAATAGCCCATTTGCATATGCTGCTCGGTTGGCAGGACAGAAGCACATAGGAGGAAAGAGAGATGATATTACAGTTATTGTTGGCCATGTTCTTGCATAG
- the LOC126728503 gene encoding probable protein phosphatase 2C 55, translated as MPTPVVHKRHRRMEMSFSAFYIPKDRVQKPSAQGEDAHFIHAEKNTIGAANGIGSWAKYGVDAGEYTHQLMRNALIAIHNQRPPNGVVKLREALEEAFQKTMALGSSIACIVTFKDYYLHSINIGDSGFMIVRNTE; from the coding sequence ATGCCAACTCCTGTGGTGCATAAACGACACCGCCGCATGGAGATGAGTTTTAGTGCGTTCTACATACCCAAAGACAGAGTGCAGAAGCCTTCAGCTCAAGGCGAGGATGCTCACTTTATCCATGCGGAGAAGAATACTATTGGCGCGGCCAATGGCATTGGCAGTTGGGCTAAATATGGTGTGGACGCTGGAGAATACACACACCAACTCATGAGGAATGCTTTGATTGCAATCCATAATCAACGACCACCCAATGGTGTTGTGAAACTAAGAGAAGCTTTGGAGGAAGCTTTCCAAAAAACCATGGCTTTAGGTTCATCTATAGCTTGTATTGTGACATTCAAGGATTATTATTTACATTCTATCAACATTGGAGATAGTGGGTTTATgattgttagaaatactgaataa